A single window of Streptomyces xanthii DNA harbors:
- a CDS encoding type II toxin-antitoxin system VapB family antitoxin: MTKVNISLDAELVVEVMVLAGIGSPQDAIEAIVRDYIARGHRTEARTELKDQSLREVDVKPQEPQG, translated from the coding sequence GTGACCAAGGTCAATATCAGTCTCGACGCCGAACTCGTGGTGGAAGTCATGGTCCTGGCGGGGATCGGCTCACCTCAGGACGCGATCGAGGCGATCGTGCGGGACTACATCGCCCGTGGCCACCGCACGGAGGCCCGCACCGAACTCAAGGACCAGTCTCTGCGCGAGGTCGACGTCAAACCGCAAGAGCCCCAGGGCTGA
- a CDS encoding AAA family ATPase: MLRGNSASGKSSVAAGLRERFGRNLAIVGQDNLRRTVLRERDRPGGANIGLIDLTARYALDSGFHVVVEGILYADRYGQMLQDLVRAHRGVTRCYYLHVPFEETVARHATKADAEYLKHVTEAHLRDWYREKDLLPDALETVIDAASGLDDTVHRILSDTGLDQVPPIDR; encoded by the coding sequence GTGCTCCGTGGCAACAGCGCCTCGGGGAAGTCGTCCGTCGCCGCCGGCCTGCGCGAGAGGTTCGGCCGCAACCTCGCGATCGTAGGACAGGACAACCTCCGCCGGACCGTTCTGCGCGAGCGCGACCGGCCCGGCGGAGCGAACATCGGCCTCATCGATCTCACGGCCCGCTATGCCCTGGACAGCGGCTTCCACGTCGTCGTCGAGGGCATCCTGTACGCCGACCGCTACGGGCAGATGCTGCAGGACCTGGTCCGGGCCCACCGTGGTGTCACTCGCTGCTACTACCTTCACGTCCCCTTCGAGGAGACGGTGGCGCGGCACGCGACGAAGGCCGACGCCGAGTACCTGAAGCACGTGACGGAAGCCCATCTGCGCGACTGGTACCGCGAGAAGGACCTCCTGCCCGACGCACTGGAGACCGTCATCGACGCCGCGAGTGGCCTGGACGACACGGTGCACCGGATCCTGTCCGACACCGGGTTGGACCAGGTGCCGCCGATCGACCGCTGA
- a CDS encoding NAD(P)-dependent oxidoreductase: MDTDTTIAPRRIAFLGLGSMGLPMARRLLDAGHPLTVWNRTASKAAPLVEAGAVLAGNPAEAVRDADVVITMLADPDAARAVADEMVPALRPGMHWIDTSTIGPDAGRELAERLPEGVTLIDAPVMGSVDRAATGELLILAGGDTAPVAHVLALLGTVTPCGGPGDGAALKLVLISAAVAGVALVAESLTLAEALGLPRDLALRTLGAGPLGGAVGRVLATGSHFPVALAAKDVALATTTTALPLLETVHHTLLADPSLLTEDLAAVAR; the protein is encoded by the coding sequence ATGGACACCGACACCACCATCGCCCCGCGCAGGATCGCCTTTCTCGGCCTCGGCTCCATGGGCCTGCCCATGGCCCGCCGCCTCCTCGATGCCGGGCACCCGCTCACCGTCTGGAATCGCACCGCCTCCAAAGCCGCGCCGCTCGTCGAGGCCGGTGCCGTCCTAGCCGGGAACCCCGCCGAGGCCGTCCGGGACGCCGACGTCGTGATCACCATGCTGGCCGACCCGGACGCCGCCCGAGCGGTCGCCGACGAGATGGTCCCCGCCCTGCGTCCGGGCATGCACTGGATCGACACCTCGACCATCGGCCCGGACGCCGGCCGGGAACTCGCAGAGCGGCTCCCCGAGGGCGTGACCCTCATCGACGCTCCCGTCATGGGGAGCGTCGACCGGGCCGCCACCGGCGAACTGCTCATTCTCGCGGGCGGAGACACCGCACCGGTCGCGCACGTCCTCGCCCTGCTGGGCACGGTCACCCCGTGCGGCGGCCCCGGCGACGGCGCCGCCCTCAAACTGGTCCTCATCAGCGCGGCGGTCGCGGGCGTCGCCCTCGTCGCCGAGAGCCTCACCCTCGCCGAAGCGCTCGGCCTGCCCCGCGACCTGGCGCTGCGGACCCTCGGCGCGGGCCCCCTCGGCGGTGCGGTCGGCCGGGTCCTCGCCACCGGCTCCCACTTCCCCGTGGCTCTCGCCGCCAAGGACGTGGCCCTGGCCACGACGACCACCGCACTCCCCCTCCTGGAAACGGTCCACCACACCCTGCTCGCCGACCCGTCCCTCCTCACCGAGGACCTGGCCGCGGTCGCCCGCTGA
- a CDS encoding protein kinase domain-containing protein, translated as MNAPSSAAVWAADDIVDGRYRVVGELGRGGMGVVHRVRHLAWGIDMAVKSPRPDLFGGPGDQELFVREAEAWVSLGLHPNVCACHYVRVVEGTPRVFAEFVEGGSLAEWIRDGRLYAGDARQALGRVLDTAVQMARGLEHSHGRGLVHQDVKPANVLLDGDGTAKITDFGLARSKGAVVPREAESAPGVSVLVPWGGMTVTYASPEQLAGGSVGRRSDVYSFAVSLLEMITGRACWSAGSVAGLALAEYLGAAANPVAAPPELANLLRRCLRQSAGHRPPSMADIADVLTGIYEQETGSAYPRPTPKAADLRADELNNRGLSLLDLDRVADAGQAFTEALSVDPHHVGAVYNAGLLSWRTGTITDVELVGRLEALPQDTESSWQTRLHIARVHLERGDVVTARELLDVLGRERPGDAEIRAATRAAADGSATDARRIETRALGEPFRLTPPVDLLARHVVAGHLPIRFSPDGRLALSGHWDGGLRLWDTATGASRPALMNGGTELIGVDLTPDGSYALSVEQGGTVRWWDVDARRCERAVPAAAAPRGCPVRLSADARIGVWIGADGHVQVWEPRTGTCRWSLGVAVEGSLDGSRYEVSPDGRHVLTGEEDGARLWSVADGRCRALPAGSPSSALCFGPDGRLAAVASDDGTVRVWDVEDGRLVRTLTGSTTAALHLALGPGGRRLLSGSSADHTVRVWDVDSGRCLRTFSAGRHGMRHLGFPDADDRFGFSVGNHPDLHTRRWRLPDGGCAAEPHVVKPREYAEISGLSGQAEDLLAEARREMTGGRHRSALGLLTRARAIPGYERAPQVLAAWRELGRSTRHVSLRAAWSRPLDAGPLPYGSVTGIGLAAHARLAVSGQSDGTLRVWDLDSGECTRAIEDHPSRAAEVALSDDGRYLLCYGTRPHAITRRQLDGDGRRQVSPHWDLTRTVLFTGDGRHALLGGREGTVRRWDLEEDRCVSAIGPAGPVNVISPSPDGRLAAIGDCTGVVGLWDLVAGRNLRTWKGPREPILSACLSADGRLALSTHMVTSSGAGDEPIRLWDAASEHCVREFVGHVGWVSAVRFTPDARFAFSAGHDRTVRMWDVASGRCLHVLEGHREYVRHLEITPDLRNLVTAGDDGLRLWQLDWELAADGV; from the coding sequence GTGAACGCACCTTCCTCGGCCGCCGTCTGGGCGGCCGACGACATCGTCGACGGCCGGTACCGGGTGGTCGGGGAGCTGGGCCGGGGCGGCATGGGGGTCGTGCACCGGGTGCGGCATCTGGCCTGGGGCATCGACATGGCGGTGAAGAGTCCGCGGCCCGACTTGTTCGGCGGACCTGGGGACCAGGAGCTGTTCGTCAGGGAGGCCGAGGCCTGGGTGTCGCTCGGGCTGCATCCGAACGTGTGCGCCTGCCACTACGTGCGCGTGGTGGAAGGCACCCCGCGCGTGTTCGCCGAGTTCGTCGAGGGTGGCAGCCTCGCCGAGTGGATTCGCGACGGGCGGCTCTACGCCGGCGACGCACGGCAGGCCCTGGGCCGGGTTCTCGACACGGCGGTCCAGATGGCCCGCGGGCTCGAGCATTCCCATGGGCGGGGCCTCGTACATCAGGACGTGAAGCCGGCCAACGTCCTGCTCGACGGCGACGGCACCGCGAAGATCACCGACTTCGGCCTCGCCCGGTCGAAGGGCGCCGTGGTCCCGCGGGAGGCGGAATCGGCGCCGGGAGTCAGCGTGTTGGTGCCGTGGGGCGGCATGACGGTCACGTACGCGTCTCCGGAGCAGCTCGCGGGCGGCAGCGTCGGGAGGCGCAGCGACGTGTACAGCTTCGCGGTGTCGTTGCTGGAGATGATCACCGGTCGCGCCTGCTGGTCGGCGGGTTCGGTCGCCGGTCTGGCCCTGGCGGAGTACTTGGGCGCGGCCGCGAATCCGGTCGCCGCGCCGCCGGAGCTGGCCAATCTGCTGCGCCGCTGTCTGCGGCAGTCCGCCGGCCACCGGCCGCCCTCGATGGCGGACATCGCGGACGTGCTGACCGGGATCTACGAACAGGAGACCGGCTCGGCATATCCACGGCCCACCCCGAAGGCCGCCGATCTCCGCGCCGACGAGCTCAACAACCGTGGTCTCTCGCTCCTCGACCTCGACCGGGTCGCCGATGCCGGACAGGCCTTCACCGAGGCGCTCTCGGTCGACCCGCACCACGTCGGGGCCGTGTACAACGCGGGCCTGCTGAGCTGGCGTACGGGCACGATCACCGATGTCGAGCTCGTCGGCAGGCTGGAGGCGCTGCCGCAGGACACGGAGTCCTCGTGGCAGACCCGTCTGCACATCGCCCGTGTGCATCTCGAGCGCGGAGACGTCGTCACCGCCCGCGAGCTCCTCGACGTCCTCGGGCGCGAACGGCCCGGCGACGCCGAGATCCGGGCGGCGACGCGGGCCGCGGCTGACGGGAGCGCGACCGATGCCCGCCGCATCGAGACCCGCGCGCTGGGCGAGCCGTTCCGGCTGACGCCACCCGTGGATCTCCTGGCCCGGCACGTGGTCGCCGGGCATCTGCCGATCCGCTTCAGCCCCGACGGACGGCTCGCGCTGAGCGGCCACTGGGACGGCGGGCTCCGCCTGTGGGACACGGCCACCGGCGCGTCACGGCCCGCGCTCATGAACGGCGGCACCGAGCTCATCGGCGTCGACCTGACCCCCGACGGCTCGTACGCCCTGTCGGTCGAGCAGGGCGGCACGGTGCGGTGGTGGGACGTGGACGCCCGCAGGTGCGAGCGTGCCGTCCCTGCGGCCGCCGCTCCGAGGGGGTGCCCGGTACGACTGAGCGCCGACGCGCGTATCGGCGTGTGGATCGGCGCGGACGGGCATGTCCAGGTGTGGGAACCGCGGACCGGCACCTGCCGGTGGTCGCTGGGGGTCGCCGTCGAGGGGTCGCTGGACGGGTCGCGGTACGAGGTGAGCCCCGACGGACGTCATGTCCTCACCGGCGAGGAGGACGGGGCGCGGCTGTGGAGCGTGGCCGACGGCCGGTGCCGCGCGCTGCCCGCGGGTTCTCCGTCGTCCGCGCTGTGCTTCGGTCCCGACGGACGCCTCGCCGCGGTCGCCTCCGACGACGGGACCGTCCGGGTGTGGGACGTGGAGGACGGCCGGCTGGTCCGCACCCTGACCGGCTCCACCACCGCGGCCCTTCACCTGGCCCTCGGCCCCGGTGGGCGGCGGCTGCTGTCGGGTTCGAGCGCCGATCACACCGTACGGGTCTGGGACGTCGACAGCGGCCGGTGCCTGCGGACCTTCTCCGCGGGCCGGCACGGTATGCGTCACCTCGGCTTCCCGGACGCCGACGACCGGTTCGGCTTCTCCGTCGGCAACCACCCCGACCTGCACACGCGCCGCTGGCGGCTGCCCGACGGCGGGTGTGCCGCCGAGCCCCACGTGGTCAAGCCGCGCGAGTACGCCGAGATCAGCGGGCTGAGCGGGCAGGCGGAAGATCTGCTCGCCGAGGCCCGCCGGGAGATGACGGGCGGGCGGCACCGATCGGCCCTCGGCCTGCTGACCCGGGCGCGGGCGATCCCCGGGTACGAGCGGGCGCCCCAAGTCCTGGCCGCCTGGCGGGAACTGGGCCGATCGACCCGTCACGTCTCGCTCCGCGCCGCCTGGTCACGACCGCTCGACGCCGGGCCGCTCCCCTACGGATCCGTCACCGGGATCGGCCTGGCCGCCCACGCCCGGCTAGCCGTCAGCGGCCAGAGCGACGGAACCCTCCGCGTCTGGGACCTCGACAGCGGGGAATGCACCCGGGCCATCGAGGACCACCCGAGCCGCGCCGCCGAGGTGGCGCTGAGCGACGACGGCCGGTACCTGCTGTGCTACGGCACCCGACCGCACGCGATCACCCGCCGGCAACTGGACGGAGACGGGCGCCGTCAGGTGTCCCCGCACTGGGACCTGACGCGGACCGTCCTGTTCACGGGCGACGGACGGCACGCCCTGCTCGGCGGCAGGGAGGGCACGGTCCGCCGCTGGGACCTGGAGGAGGACCGCTGCGTGTCGGCCATCGGTCCCGCAGGCCCGGTCAACGTCATCTCACCGTCTCCCGACGGCCGCCTGGCGGCGATCGGCGACTGCACCGGCGTGGTCGGCCTGTGGGACCTCGTCGCCGGACGGAACCTGCGCACCTGGAAGGGCCCGCGGGAACCGATCCTGTCCGCGTGCCTCAGCGCCGACGGCCGGCTGGCCCTGTCCACGCACATGGTCACGTCCTCCGGCGCGGGCGACGAGCCGATCCGGCTCTGGGACGCCGCGAGCGAGCACTGCGTACGTGAGTTCGTGGGGCATGTGGGCTGGGTCTCCGCGGTGCGGTTCACTCCCGACGCGCGGTTCGCGTTCTCGGCGGGCCACGATCGCACCGTACGGATGTGGGACGTCGCGAGCGGGCGCTGCCTGCACGTCCTGGAGGGGCACCGGGAGTACGTCCGCCATCTCGAGATCACTCCCGATCTGCGGAACTTGGTGACGGCGGGCGACGACGGGCTCCGGCTGTGGCAGCTCGACTGGGAGCTGGCGGCCGACGGGGTCTGA
- a CDS encoding LysR family transcriptional regulator, with amino-acid sequence MLVTHGLYEAFLAVARTGSFTSAAQSLGYTQSAISRQVRSLEEDWGAELFERLPRGVRLTEAGRVLLPHAEAVRDRLAAARAELTALRTLDGGLLRLGAFSSAAAALVPRAQAAFRKRHPGVTVTRVEGPSVKHLGLVAAGEEDLAVVSPATDTAPPTGVMLHHLLDEPMLVALELGHPYAGRRNVRLADLAGEEWIVGNERLEDTLFRPAVAAGLRPRTGLLAHDWIAKLGAVAAGLGVTLVPALAAASVRPDVALVTIHPDDVPYRRICAAAPGAPTAAATAFLALLRETADELRAELP; translated from the coding sequence ATGCTGGTCACGCATGGTTTGTACGAGGCCTTCCTCGCCGTAGCCCGCACCGGGTCCTTCACCTCCGCCGCCCAGTCGCTCGGCTACACCCAGTCCGCGATCTCCCGCCAGGTGCGGTCGCTCGAGGAGGACTGGGGTGCCGAACTGTTCGAGCGGCTGCCGCGCGGGGTGCGGCTCACCGAAGCGGGCCGTGTGCTGCTGCCGCACGCCGAGGCGGTACGCGACCGGCTCGCCGCCGCACGCGCCGAACTGACCGCGCTGCGCACGCTGGACGGCGGACTGCTGCGGCTCGGGGCGTTCTCCAGTGCGGCCGCCGCGCTCGTCCCGCGAGCCCAGGCGGCGTTCCGGAAGCGGCATCCGGGGGTGACGGTGACCCGGGTGGAAGGCCCGTCGGTGAAACACCTGGGGCTGGTCGCCGCAGGGGAGGAGGACCTGGCGGTCGTCAGCCCGGCGACGGACACCGCCCCGCCGACCGGGGTGATGCTCCATCACCTCCTGGACGAGCCGATGCTGGTGGCCCTGGAACTCGGCCATCCGTACGCGGGACGACGGAACGTCCGCCTGGCCGACCTGGCCGGGGAGGAATGGATCGTCGGCAACGAGCGGCTGGAGGACACCCTCTTCCGCCCCGCGGTCGCGGCCGGCCTGCGCCCGCGCACCGGGCTGCTCGCGCACGACTGGATCGCCAAGCTGGGCGCGGTCGCGGCGGGTCTCGGCGTGACGCTCGTCCCGGCGCTCGCGGCGGCGTCCGTGCGACCGGACGTCGCACTCGTCACGATCCACCCGGACGACGTGCCCTACCGGCGGATCTGCGCGGCCGCACCCGGGGCGCCGACAGCGGCGGCCACGGCATTCCTGGCCCTGCTCCGGGAGACAGCCGACGAACTCCGGGCCGAGCTTCCCTGA